Proteins from a genomic interval of Pseudomonas paeninsulae:
- the bsrA gene encoding LysR family transcriptional regulator BsrA: MVTNLRQIDLNLLLVFDALMQEQNLTRAAQRLHLSQSTVSNALSRLRQQLGEELFQRTARGMTPTARAQVLYVPVRQALRLLQSGLGPQERFDPQSEHSFSLSLNDYAQAALLPLLLERLAKLAPRVEIHVQPDDADTLIQRLESGTLDMAIDYLHFDAPDLNYSPLQEEQLVVIGRVGHPAFAGGLSRDDYQSARHVSVLPRAGRGSPLEIVLGSARVRRQTALHLPNYLPIPAIIGRTDLLGTVPKRLAEAFAPVYALQMAPLPFDMPPVQISLIWHRQQELDPAQRWLRQQLSDLLS; the protein is encoded by the coding sequence GTGGTTACGAATTTACGCCAGATCGACCTCAACCTGCTGCTGGTGTTCGACGCCCTGATGCAGGAGCAGAATCTGACCCGCGCCGCACAGCGCCTGCACCTGAGCCAGTCAACGGTGAGCAACGCCCTGTCGCGCCTACGCCAGCAGCTCGGCGAGGAGCTGTTCCAGCGCACCGCACGAGGCATGACGCCTACCGCCCGCGCCCAGGTGCTGTACGTGCCGGTGCGCCAGGCCCTGCGCCTGCTGCAAAGTGGCTTGGGGCCCCAGGAGCGTTTCGACCCGCAGAGCGAGCACAGCTTCAGCCTGTCGCTGAACGACTATGCCCAGGCTGCCCTGCTGCCGCTGCTGCTCGAGCGCCTGGCCAAGTTGGCGCCGCGCGTGGAAATTCATGTACAGCCTGATGATGCGGACACGCTGATCCAGCGCCTGGAAAGCGGCACGCTGGACATGGCCATCGACTACCTGCACTTCGATGCCCCCGATCTGAACTACAGCCCCCTACAGGAAGAACAGCTGGTGGTGATCGGCCGCGTCGGTCACCCCGCCTTCGCCGGCGGACTGAGTCGGGATGACTACCAGAGCGCCCGACACGTGTCGGTGCTACCACGTGCCGGGCGCGGCTCGCCCCTGGAAATCGTGCTCGGCTCAGCCAGGGTGCGTCGCCAGACGGCGCTGCATCTGCCCAACTACCTGCCTATCCCGGCGATCATTGGCCGAACAGACCTGCTCGGCACCGTGCCGAAACGGCTGGCCGAGGCATTCGCGCCCGTATACGCCTTGCAGATGGCGCCCCTGCCCTTCGACATGCCGCCCGTCCAGATCAGTCTGATCTGGCACCGGCAACAGGAACTCGACCCGGCACAGCGCTGGCTGCGGCAACAATTGAGTGACCTGCTCAGCTAG
- a CDS encoding glycosyltransferase family 4 protein, translated as MATAETAAMNTPPLSIALITETFTPEINGVANILDRLVDGLRARGHRLQLVRPRQSSDDGRNSDDQLLLTRGWSLPGYPGLQWGQSSLHKLLRRWKRQRPDVLYIATEGPLGLSALRAARRLQIPVVSGFHSNFQQYTGHYGIALLTRALTNYLRWFHNRSQMTLVPSTSQLIELQRRGFERLELLARGVDGQLFHPAKRCNSLRMSWGLAESDIAILHVGRLAAEKNLALLVKSFRALQQAHPQQRLKLILVGDGPQRASLQQQLPEAVFCGLQRGEALAAHYASGDLLVFPSLSETFGNVVLEALASGLAVVAFDQAAAAQHIRHGHNGALAVAGDEQGFIEAASWLLEEPESLRRVRLNARQHASRQGWESRVELFEQYLRAALRLTVELPAECYERE; from the coding sequence ATGGCAACAGCCGAGACTGCTGCCATGAACACACCACCGCTCTCTATCGCACTGATCACGGAAACCTTCACCCCGGAAATCAACGGCGTAGCCAATATTCTCGACCGCCTGGTCGATGGCTTGCGCGCACGCGGCCATCGCCTGCAACTGGTGCGCCCACGGCAGAGCAGCGATGACGGCCGCAACAGCGACGACCAGTTACTGCTGACCCGCGGCTGGTCGCTGCCCGGCTACCCCGGCTTGCAGTGGGGCCAGTCGTCACTGCACAAGCTACTGCGACGCTGGAAAAGGCAGCGCCCGGATGTGCTGTACATCGCCACCGAAGGCCCGCTCGGACTGTCCGCCCTGCGCGCCGCACGGCGCCTGCAGATTCCGGTGGTCAGCGGTTTTCACAGCAACTTCCAGCAGTACACCGGGCATTACGGCATCGCCCTGCTGACCCGCGCCCTGACCAACTACCTGCGCTGGTTCCACAACCGCTCGCAGATGACCCTGGTACCCAGCACCAGCCAGCTGATCGAGCTGCAACGCCGCGGTTTCGAGCGCCTGGAGTTGCTCGCCCGCGGCGTCGATGGTCAGCTGTTCCACCCCGCCAAACGTTGCAATAGCCTGCGCATGAGCTGGGGTCTGGCCGAGAGCGATATCGCCATCCTGCATGTCGGCCGCCTGGCAGCAGAGAAGAACCTGGCGCTCTTGGTTAAAAGCTTTCGCGCCCTGCAACAGGCCCACCCGCAGCAACGCCTGAAACTGATTCTGGTCGGCGACGGACCGCAGCGCGCCAGTCTGCAACAGCAGCTGCCAGAGGCGGTGTTCTGCGGCCTGCAGCGCGGCGAAGCACTAGCTGCGCACTACGCCTCGGGCGACCTTTTGGTATTTCCCAGCCTCTCGGAAACCTTCGGCAACGTGGTGCTCGAAGCCCTCGCCTCGGGCCTTGCCGTGGTCGCATTCGACCAGGCTGCGGCGGCGCAACATATCCGCCACGGCCATAACGGGGCCCTGGCCGTGGCGGGAGATGAGCAGGGCTTTATCGAAGCCGCCAGCTGGCTGCTGGAAGAACCGGAAAGCCTGCGCCGGGTGCGCCTGAATGCCCGGCAACACGCCTCGCGACAAGGCTGGGAGAGCAGAGTCGAGCTATTCGAGCAGTACCTGCGCGCCGCCCTGCGGCTGACCGTCGAATTGCCCGCCGAGTGTTACGAGAGGGAATAA
- a CDS encoding NADH:flavin oxidoreductase has protein sequence MNDPVKALFQPFSLGALELPTRVVMAPMTRSFSPGGVPDSKVIEYYRRRAAGGVGLIVTEGTTVGHKAANGYPNVPRFYGDDALAGWQKVVEAVHAEGGKIVPQLWHVGSVRKLGTEPDAAVPGYGPSEKVKDGNVVVHGMTQDDIQEVIAAFAQAAKDAQRIGMDGVEIHGAHGYLVDQFFWEGSNQRTDEYGGDLAQRSRFAIELVQAVRAAVGPDFPIIFRFSQWKQQDYSARLVETPEALEAFLKPLSDAGVDIFHCSTRRFWEPEFDGSQLNLAGWTRKLTGKPTITVGSVGLDGEFLQFMVNTDKIAEPASLENLLERLNNQEFDLVAVGRALLVDPDWALKVREGREQDILPFSRAALTTLA, from the coding sequence ATGAACGATCCGGTAAAAGCCTTGTTTCAACCCTTCAGCCTGGGCGCGCTGGAGCTGCCGACCCGTGTGGTGATGGCGCCCATGACCCGTTCCTTTTCGCCGGGCGGCGTACCTGACAGCAAGGTAATCGAGTACTACCGTCGCCGCGCCGCCGGTGGTGTGGGCCTGATCGTCACCGAGGGCACCACCGTCGGCCACAAGGCCGCCAACGGTTACCCCAATGTGCCGCGTTTCTACGGCGACGACGCCTTGGCTGGCTGGCAGAAAGTAGTCGAAGCGGTGCATGCCGAAGGTGGCAAGATCGTGCCGCAGTTGTGGCACGTGGGGAGTGTGCGCAAGCTCGGCACCGAGCCGGACGCTGCCGTGCCGGGTTATGGCCCGAGTGAGAAAGTCAAGGACGGCAATGTCGTGGTGCACGGCATGACCCAGGACGATATCCAGGAAGTTATCGCCGCCTTCGCCCAGGCCGCCAAGGATGCCCAGCGCATCGGCATGGACGGCGTGGAAATCCACGGCGCCCACGGTTACCTGGTCGATCAGTTCTTCTGGGAAGGCAGTAACCAGCGTACCGACGAATACGGCGGCGACCTGGCGCAGCGCTCGCGCTTTGCCATCGAGCTGGTCCAGGCTGTACGTGCGGCAGTCGGTCCGGACTTCCCAATCATCTTTCGCTTCTCGCAGTGGAAGCAGCAGGATTACAGCGCGCGTCTGGTGGAAACTCCGGAGGCTCTGGAAGCCTTTCTCAAGCCACTCAGCGATGCTGGTGTGGATATCTTCCATTGTTCGACCCGGCGTTTCTGGGAGCCGGAGTTCGATGGTTCGCAGCTGAACCTGGCCGGCTGGACGCGCAAGCTCACCGGCAAGCCGACCATCACCGTCGGCAGCGTCGGCCTGGACGGCGAGTTCCTGCAGTTCATGGTCAACACCGACAAGATCGCCGAGCCGGCCAGCCTGGAAAACCTGCTGGAGCGCCTGAACAACCAGGAGTTCGACCTGGTTGCCGTGGGCCGCGCCCTGCTGGTCGACCCGGATTGGGCACTCAAGGTGCGCGAAGGCCGCGAGCAGGACATCCTGCCTTTCAGCCGCGCCGCCCTGACCACGCTGGCCTGA
- a CDS encoding TetR/AcrR family transcriptional regulator yields MNANQRLDKRDLILAKGAEVMTRRGYHGAGVQEIVQAAGVPKGSFYHYFASKEEFALQALQQVYGPRLQRYSQALANSALSPRARIVGYYSELVEHFAQQEKLEYHCFIGSLSFEMAELSPALGAEVDAILQRSADMLQACLQQAQGAGELAANEDCRSLASFITSAWQGALTRLKVANNTCALEDFMQRLQLLLRA; encoded by the coding sequence ATGAACGCAAACCAACGACTCGACAAGCGTGACCTGATCCTCGCCAAAGGCGCCGAGGTGATGACCCGTCGCGGTTATCACGGCGCTGGCGTGCAAGAAATCGTGCAGGCCGCCGGCGTGCCCAAGGGCTCTTTCTACCACTACTTCGCCAGCAAGGAAGAGTTCGCCCTGCAGGCCTTGCAGCAGGTGTATGGCCCGCGTTTGCAGCGTTATAGCCAGGCGTTGGCGAATTCGGCGTTGAGCCCGCGCGCGCGCATCGTCGGTTACTACAGTGAGTTGGTGGAGCACTTTGCCCAGCAGGAAAAGCTCGAATACCACTGCTTTATCGGCAGCCTGAGTTTCGAGATGGCCGAACTGTCGCCAGCCCTTGGGGCCGAGGTCGACGCCATTTTGCAGCGTTCTGCGGACATGTTGCAGGCCTGCCTGCAGCAGGCGCAGGGCGCGGGCGAGCTGGCCGCCAATGAGGATTGCCGCAGCCTGGCGAGCTTTATCACCAGCGCCTGGCAGGGCGCCCTGACGCGCCTGAAGGTAGCGAACAATACCTGTGCCCTCGAAGACTTCATGCAGCGCTTGCAATTGTTGTTGCGGGCCTGA
- a CDS encoding glutathione peroxidase, whose product MSAFHDLKLRALDGQELPLAPFKGQLVLVVNVASKCGLTPQYAGLEKLHRQYHAQGFTVLGLPCNQFAEQEPDSEEAIREFCSLNYGVTFPLGSKIEVNGHDRHPLYRLLAGEGAEFPGDISWNFEKFLVGQDGRVLARFSPRTVPDDPALIQAIEKALS is encoded by the coding sequence ATGAGTGCTTTTCACGACCTCAAGCTGCGTGCGTTGGATGGCCAGGAACTGCCGCTGGCGCCATTCAAGGGGCAGCTTGTGCTGGTGGTCAACGTCGCCTCCAAGTGCGGCCTGACTCCGCAGTACGCCGGGCTGGAAAAACTCCACCGGCAATACCACGCGCAAGGTTTTACCGTGCTCGGCCTGCCGTGCAACCAGTTCGCCGAACAAGAGCCCGATAGTGAAGAGGCCATTCGCGAGTTTTGCAGCCTGAACTATGGGGTGACCTTCCCTCTGGGCAGCAAAATTGAAGTCAATGGTCATGATCGTCATCCGCTGTACCGACTGCTGGCGGGTGAGGGCGCGGAGTTCCCCGGTGACATCAGCTGGAATTTCGAGAAGTTCCTGGTTGGTCAGGACGGCCGGGTGCTGGCGCGCTTCTCGCCACGCACAGTGCCGGATGACCCCGCCTTGATCCAGGCCATCGAAAAAGCCCTGAGCTGA
- a CDS encoding FKBP-type peptidyl-prolyl cis-trans isomerase, whose translation MLIAPNKAVSIDYTLTNDAGEVIDSSAGGAPLVYLQGAGNIIAGLEKALLGKQAGDELDVSVEPEDAYGEYSAELVATLNRTMFEGVDELEVGMQFHASGPDGSMQIVTVRDLDGDDVIVDGNHPLAGQRLNFKVKVIEVRDASEEEVAHGHVHGEGGHQH comes from the coding sequence ATGCTGATCGCCCCCAATAAGGCTGTCTCTATCGACTATACCCTGACCAACGATGCCGGTGAGGTGATCGATAGCTCCGCTGGCGGCGCGCCGCTGGTTTACCTGCAAGGCGCCGGCAACATCATCGCCGGTCTGGAAAAAGCCCTGCTCGGCAAGCAGGCCGGTGACGAACTGGATGTCTCCGTCGAGCCGGAAGATGCCTATGGCGAGTACAGCGCCGAGCTGGTCGCGACCCTCAATCGCACCATGTTCGAAGGCGTCGACGAACTGGAAGTCGGCATGCAGTTCCATGCATCCGGCCCGGACGGCAGCATGCAGATCGTCACCGTCCGCGACTTGGACGGCGACGACGTGATCGTCGACGGCAACCACCCGCTGGCCGGTCAGCGCCTGAACTTCAAGGTCAAAGTGATCGAAGTGCGTGACGCCAGTGAAGAAGAAGTTGCGCATGGTCACGTGCATGGCGAAGGTGGTCATCAGCATTGA
- a CDS encoding DUF3565 domain-containing protein encodes MGRDLLHRNKERTSLTKGARESEPSPDGRMDAALVRLIDFGQDADGHWLAILSCGHTQHLRHQPPWQNRAWVLDAKQRITRLGQPFACGWCTAAVKPDAANPSDTDKER; translated from the coding sequence ATGGGGCGAGACCTTTTGCATAGAAATAAAGAACGGACAAGTTTAACCAAGGGTGCGCGCGAAAGCGAACCCAGCCCTGACGGACGGATGGACGCGGCCTTGGTGCGACTGATTGACTTTGGTCAGGACGCCGATGGTCATTGGCTGGCAATCTTGTCGTGTGGCCATACTCAGCACCTACGCCATCAGCCGCCCTGGCAAAATCGCGCTTGGGTGCTCGACGCCAAACAACGTATTACCCGCCTGGGCCAGCCGTTTGCCTGCGGCTGGTGCACGGCAGCTGTCAAACCCGACGCCGCCAACCCGAGCGATACAGACAAGGAGCGGTAA
- a CDS encoding acetate kinase, whose amino-acid sequence MPARNILVINCGSSSIKFALVNEAHSQFTLNGLAERLGSHDAVLHWQRGGEKDSLPIPYGLHRAALAQLLPLAQDAAGGKLHGIGHRVVHGGERFTRASRLDESVLQAIRATAPLAPLHNPANLLGIEAATSLFPGLPQVAVFDTAFHQTLPEYAFRYALPDNLYHEHGVRRYGFHGTSHRYVSHRAAELAGLMAGDSSWLVAHLGNGCSTCAIVNGQSRDTSMGLTPLEGLVMGTRSGDVDPNLHSHLARTLGWSLERIDQLLNKESGLLGLSGLSNDMRSLEQAREQGHAGATLAIEVFCYRLAKSLAAMSCALPQLDGLIFTGGIGENSPLIRSKTVAHLKLFNLALDKEANARTIRGAAGSIQAYGHPRVLVVPTNEERQIALDTLALLDN is encoded by the coding sequence ATGCCGGCACGCAATATCCTGGTAATCAACTGCGGCAGCTCGTCGATCAAGTTCGCCCTGGTCAATGAAGCCCACTCGCAATTTACCCTCAACGGCTTGGCCGAACGCCTCGGCAGCCATGACGCGGTGCTGCACTGGCAGCGCGGCGGCGAGAAGGACAGCCTGCCGATCCCCTACGGCCTTCACCGCGCCGCGTTGGCCCAGTTACTGCCGCTGGCGCAGGACGCCGCGGGCGGCAAGCTGCACGGTATCGGGCATCGGGTGGTGCATGGCGGCGAACGTTTCACCCGCGCCAGCCGTCTGGACGAATCCGTCCTGCAGGCCATCCGCGCCACCGCGCCGCTGGCGCCGCTGCACAACCCGGCCAATCTGCTGGGCATTGAGGCGGCGACCAGTCTGTTCCCCGGCCTGCCTCAGGTCGCGGTATTCGACACCGCCTTCCACCAGACCCTGCCCGAATATGCGTTTCGTTATGCCCTGCCGGACAACCTCTACCATGAGCACGGCGTGCGCCGTTATGGCTTCCACGGCACCAGCCACCGTTACGTCAGCCATCGCGCGGCCGAATTGGCCGGATTGATGGCCGGCGATAGCAGCTGGCTGGTGGCCCACCTGGGCAACGGCTGCTCGACCTGCGCCATCGTCAACGGTCAGAGCCGTGACACCAGCATGGGCTTGACCCCGTTGGAAGGCCTGGTGATGGGTACGCGCAGCGGCGATGTCGACCCCAACCTGCACAGCCACCTGGCTCGCACCCTGGGCTGGAGCCTGGAGCGCATCGACCAGTTGCTGAACAAGGAAAGCGGCCTGCTCGGCCTTTCCGGGCTGTCTAACGACATGCGCAGCCTTGAGCAGGCCCGCGAACAGGGCCATGCTGGCGCCACCCTGGCCATCGAGGTGTTCTGCTACCGCCTGGCCAAATCGCTCGCTGCCATGAGCTGCGCCCTGCCGCAGCTGGACGGGCTGATCTTCACCGGCGGCATCGGCGAGAACTCGCCATTGATCCGCAGCAAGACCGTGGCCCACCTCAAACTGTTCAACCTGGCCCTGGACAAGGAGGCCAACGCCCGCACCATCCGCGGCGCTGCGGGCTCGATCCAGGCCTATGGCCACCCGCGTGTGCTGGTGGTGCCGACCAACGAAGAACGGCAGATTGCCCTGGACACCCTGGCCCTGCTCGATAACTGA
- the pta gene encoding phosphate acetyltransferase: protein MHTFFISPTGFGVGLTSISLGLVGGLERAGLKVGFFKPIAQPHQGDAGPERSSELIARTHGLHSPKPLALAHVERMLGDGQLDELLEEIISLYHQAAAGKDVIIVEGMVPTRQASYAARVNFHLAKSLDAEVVLVSAPEQESLSELCDRVEIQAQLFGGPRDPKVLGVIINKVRSEDGIEAFCERLKEHSPLLKSDDFRLLGCIPWHDELNAPRTRDIADLLGARVLNAGDYEQRRMLRIMLCARAVANTVQLLKPGTLVVTPGDRDDIILAASLAAMNGMPLAGLLLCSDFAPDPRIMELCRGALQSGLPVMTVRTGSYDTATDLNRLNKEIPVDDKERAQKVADFVASHVDHDWLRTRCGTPRELRLSPSAFRYQLVQRAKAADKRIVLPEGSEPRTIKAAAICQARGIARCVLLAKPEDVHAVAQAQGIELPPGLEILDPDLIRERYVESMIELRKGKGLNAPMALAQLEDNVVLGTMMLALDEVDGLVSGAIHTTANTIRPALQLIKTAPGYNLVSSVFFMLLPDQVLVYGDCAVNPDPSAAQLAEIAVQSAASAVAFGIEPRVAMLSYSTGDSGTGEEVEKVREATRLARLLNPDLLLDGPLQYDAAAIDSVGRQKAPNSPVAGRATVFVFPDLNTGNTTYKAVQRSANCISVGPMLQGLRKPVNDLSRGALVDDIVYTIALTAIQAANLAN, encoded by the coding sequence ATGCACACCTTCTTTATCTCGCCCACCGGCTTTGGCGTCGGCCTCACCTCGATCAGCCTCGGCCTGGTTGGTGGCCTGGAGCGCGCCGGTCTCAAGGTTGGCTTCTTCAAGCCGATCGCCCAGCCCCACCAGGGCGATGCCGGCCCGGAGCGTTCCAGCGAACTGATCGCCCGCACCCACGGTCTGCACTCGCCCAAGCCGCTGGCCCTGGCGCATGTCGAGCGCATGCTCGGCGACGGTCAACTGGATGAACTGCTCGAAGAAATCATCAGCCTGTATCACCAGGCCGCCGCCGGCAAAGATGTGATCATCGTCGAAGGCATGGTGCCGACCCGCCAGGCCAGCTACGCGGCGCGGGTCAACTTTCACTTGGCCAAGAGCCTGGATGCCGAGGTGGTTCTGGTCTCGGCACCGGAGCAGGAGAGCTTGAGTGAACTGTGCGACCGGGTAGAAATTCAGGCGCAACTGTTCGGTGGCCCGCGAGACCCGAAAGTGCTCGGAGTCATCATCAACAAGGTGCGCAGCGAAGATGGCATCGAAGCCTTCTGCGAGCGCTTGAAGGAACACTCGCCGTTGCTCAAGAGCGACGACTTCCGCCTGCTCGGCTGCATTCCCTGGCACGACGAGCTGAACGCCCCGCGCACCCGCGACATCGCCGACCTGCTCGGCGCCCGCGTGCTCAACGCCGGCGACTATGAACAACGACGCATGCTCAGGATCATGCTCTGCGCCCGCGCCGTGGCCAACACCGTGCAACTGCTCAAGCCCGGCACCCTGGTGGTGACCCCTGGCGATCGCGACGACATCATCCTCGCCGCCAGCCTGGCGGCAATGAACGGTATGCCGCTGGCCGGCTTGCTGCTGTGCAGCGACTTCGCGCCCGACCCGCGGATCATGGAACTGTGCCGTGGCGCCCTGCAAAGCGGCCTGCCGGTGATGACGGTACGCACCGGTTCCTACGACACCGCCACCGACCTCAACCGCTTGAACAAGGAAATCCCGGTGGACGACAAGGAGCGCGCCCAGAAGGTCGCCGACTTCGTCGCCAGCCATGTCGACCACGACTGGCTGCGCACCCGCTGCGGCACCCCACGGGAGCTGCGCCTGTCGCCATCGGCGTTCCGCTATCAACTGGTGCAGCGCGCCAAGGCCGCGGACAAGCGCATCGTCCTGCCGGAGGGCAGCGAGCCGCGCACGATCAAGGCGGCCGCCATCTGTCAGGCGCGCGGCATCGCCCGCTGCGTACTGCTGGCCAAGCCGGAAGACGTGCACGCCGTGGCCCAGGCCCAAGGCATCGAGCTGCCGCCGGGACTGGAAATCCTCGACCCGGACCTGATCCGCGAGCGTTATGTCGAGTCCATGATCGAACTGCGCAAGGGCAAGGGCCTCAATGCGCCCATGGCCTTGGCGCAACTGGAGGACAACGTGGTGCTCGGCACCATGATGCTGGCGCTGGACGAGGTCGACGGCCTGGTCTCGGGCGCCATCCACACCACAGCCAACACCATTCGCCCGGCCTTGCAGCTGATCAAGACCGCGCCGGGCTACAACCTGGTGTCTTCGGTGTTCTTCATGCTGCTGCCGGATCAGGTGCTGGTCTACGGCGATTGCGCGGTCAACCCGGACCCGAGTGCGGCGCAGCTGGCGGAGATCGCCGTGCAAAGCGCCGCTTCGGCCGTAGCCTTCGGCATCGAACCGCGGGTGGCCATGCTCAGCTACTCCACCGGCGACTCGGGCACCGGCGAGGAAGTCGAGAAAGTCCGCGAGGCCACGCGTCTGGCCAGACTGCTAAACCCGGACCTGCTGCTCGACGGCCCCCTGCAGTACGACGCCGCCGCGATCGACAGCGTTGGCCGGCAGAAGGCACCCAACAGCCCAGTGGCCGGTCGTGCTACGGTCTTCGTGTTCCCCGACCTGAATACCGGCAACACCACCTACAAGGCGGTGCAGCGCAGCGCCAACTGCATCAGCGTCGGCCCCATGCTGCAAGGGCTGCGCAAGCCGGTCAACGACCTGTCGCGCGGCGCGCTGGTCGACGACATCGTCTACACCATCGCTCTGACGGCGATTCAGGCGGCGAATTTGGCCAATTAA
- a CDS encoding acyltransferase codes for MLSFLPSRVRGTLAALLLFVNTLIWCWFLFIAALVKLCLPFKPVRKTCNRVLNWVAEAWISCNSGWMWLTQKTQWDLQGREQLKYDGWYLVTSNHQSWVDILALQHTLNRRMPFFKFFLKQELIWVPVIGLCWWALDFPFMKRYSKTYLAKHPEKKGQDTLTTRKACEKFRDVPVAVFNFLEGTRFTQAKHDQQNSPFRYLLKPKAGGIAYVLDAMGSQLKSIVNITIHYPAGNPGFWAFLCGEVPKVVIRYQRQDIPQEFLGKDYLSDEAYRLAFQQWINQLWQEKDATLADLHRQYATPQ; via the coding sequence ATGCTGTCCTTTCTGCCTAGCCGCGTACGCGGCACCCTTGCGGCCCTGTTGCTCTTCGTAAATACCCTGATCTGGTGCTGGTTTCTGTTTATCGCCGCACTGGTCAAGCTGTGCTTACCGTTCAAGCCGGTGCGCAAAACCTGTAATCGGGTGCTCAACTGGGTGGCGGAAGCCTGGATTTCCTGCAACAGCGGCTGGATGTGGCTGACCCAAAAAACCCAGTGGGACCTGCAGGGCCGCGAGCAACTGAAGTATGACGGCTGGTACCTGGTCACCAGCAATCACCAGAGCTGGGTCGATATCCTCGCACTGCAACACACGCTGAACCGGCGCATGCCGTTTTTCAAATTCTTCCTCAAGCAGGAGTTGATCTGGGTACCGGTGATTGGTCTGTGCTGGTGGGCGCTGGATTTCCCTTTCATGAAGCGCTACTCAAAAACCTATCTGGCCAAACATCCGGAGAAGAAAGGCCAGGACACCCTGACCACGCGCAAGGCCTGCGAAAAATTCCGTGACGTACCGGTGGCCGTGTTCAACTTCCTCGAAGGCACCCGATTTACCCAGGCCAAGCATGATCAGCAAAACTCACCTTTCCGTTACCTGCTCAAGCCTAAAGCTGGCGGAATCGCCTACGTCCTGGACGCCATGGGCAGCCAGCTCAAGTCCATAGTGAACATCACCATCCACTACCCTGCCGGCAACCCGGGTTTTTGGGCCTTTCTCTGCGGTGAAGTGCCCAAGGTGGTGATTCGTTACCAGCGCCAGGACATTCCCCAGGAGTTCCTCGGCAAGGATTACCTCTCCGACGAGGCCTACCGCCTGGCGTTCCAGCAATGGATCAATCAGCTGTGGCAGGAGAAAGACGCCACTCTGGCAGATTTGCATCGGCAGTACGCCACGCCCCAGTAG